In Achromobacter xylosoxidans A8, a single window of DNA contains:
- a CDS encoding FecR family protein produces MAAPSPASVAAQAAQWIVQLSCDDAAQRRAARQAFDAWKAADPLHATAAERMEGLLGQVDAIRVGGVGEPGSAALAAVLNARGKRSRIKKYAAAALLGCVLAAPAWLTLQAYPPSWLMADLRTATGQWRTQVLDDGTRISINSGTAVNLRYDSRLRALELVQGEILVEVAKDATRPFLIETRDGTMRALGTKFVVSREDGATRLSVLESRVSVQTDAQRRGGSRDATVVEAGQAVRIRPNGLDPVTEIDSGQIEDGWKQHRLFIHDRPLAEVLDTLARHRSGLIQYDAQALASIRISAVLPLDDTDRAMQLLAANLPTLRVRSFTPYFLRVDVTPGD; encoded by the coding sequence GTGGCTGCGCCCTCGCCCGCCTCTGTAGCCGCACAGGCCGCGCAATGGATCGTCCAGCTTTCCTGCGACGACGCCGCGCAACGGCGCGCGGCGAGGCAGGCCTTTGACGCCTGGAAGGCGGCAGACCCGCTCCATGCCACGGCCGCGGAACGCATGGAGGGCCTATTGGGCCAAGTAGACGCGATCCGCGTCGGCGGCGTGGGTGAACCGGGCAGCGCCGCCCTGGCCGCCGTGCTCAATGCGCGCGGCAAGCGCAGCCGCATCAAGAAATACGCCGCCGCCGCCCTGCTGGGCTGCGTCCTGGCCGCGCCCGCATGGCTGACGTTGCAAGCCTATCCCCCCTCCTGGCTGATGGCCGACCTGCGGACCGCCACCGGCCAATGGAGGACGCAGGTATTGGACGATGGCACTCGCATCAGCATCAACAGTGGCACTGCCGTCAATCTCCGCTACGACTCCCGGCTCCGGGCTTTGGAACTGGTCCAGGGCGAGATTCTGGTCGAGGTCGCCAAAGATGCCACGCGCCCCTTCCTGATCGAAACCCGGGACGGAACCATGCGCGCCCTGGGCACGAAGTTCGTCGTCAGCCGCGAGGACGGCGCAACGCGATTGAGCGTGCTGGAATCGCGCGTATCGGTCCAGACCGACGCGCAACGCCGCGGCGGATCGCGCGACGCCACCGTGGTTGAAGCCGGCCAGGCCGTGCGGATCCGACCAAACGGCCTGGATCCAGTGACGGAGATCGACAGCGGCCAGATCGAAGATGGCTGGAAGCAGCACCGGCTGTTCATACACGATCGTCCGCTCGCCGAGGTGCTCGATACCCTGGCGCGCCATCGCAGCGGCCTGATTCAGTACGACGCCCAGGCGCTAGCCAGCATCCGCATTTCGGCGGTGCTGCCTCTCGATGACACGGATCGCGCCATGCAACTGCTGGCCGCCAATTTGCCGACGCTGCGCGTGCGCAGCTTCACTCCCTATTTCCTGCGCGTGGACGTGACGCCGGGAGACTGA
- a CDS encoding TonB-dependent siderophore receptor, producing the protein MALPRITAHPASSRQPYLLRHLPLAVALALAALHPHAARAQAAIGMAVTQYDIPAGPLAPALNRYAQLSGADIVVDTRNLQGLTTQGLQGSHTVAGGFDILLRGTGYSARQTPAGYVIEPEPRASAVTLEAVRVDGDAWRNATTEETGSYAARAVTITKGAQTLREIPQSVSVMTRQQMDDQGLTTIADAMGYVTGLTASDYEDTEKFNARGFGTSAQYDGLPQQAASTNMDLAIYDRIEILRGPTGLLTGTGEPGGAINYVRKRPRAESHFSASVSGGSWDQYRLEADGGGPLNESGTLRGRLVGAYKDENKFYDWGRSEPRTFYGVLEYDLAPRTTIGLTATYNDRRFRNFNGLPLYSDGSVPDRDAYVGPSKMSDMSTYDAGADLTHRWSNGWEFKAAYLHRDTRYRGYSAFTGSRIDIDTGLASGMSVGRIANDFKWDQGDVHVSGPVSLFGQEHTLTLGYNYARSDETTGSRFSYIENVAPLTDHDFDQEYALPVINRNNATTTQSGIYASGRFKLADPLSLILGGRWTDYRQKSRPVSPQTGDWEYSAANTKDEFTPFGGIVLDLNQQVSVYASYTDIFVPQSEQDYTGQTLKPRKGWQTEAGVKGEFFDGRLNASLAMFRIRDQNRAITDPDHIGCGGTPTGSCSRAAGLVQSQGWEAEISGSPLPGWDIAAGYTFTNAKFLRDADATNVGQRFAADVLPKHLFKLWTQYRFQPSDFNGALNGWRVGMGLQAQSDVYTSSMRQGGYAVVSARLGYQINKQWDAALSINNLFDREYLRTPGYDIFYNLYGAPRSAILTLRYTM; encoded by the coding sequence ATGGCCCTGCCCCGCATCACCGCGCACCCCGCTTCTTCCCGCCAGCCCTACCTGCTCCGCCACCTGCCGCTGGCCGTCGCCCTGGCGCTCGCCGCCCTGCATCCGCATGCTGCGCGGGCCCAGGCCGCAATAGGCATGGCCGTCACCCAATACGACATCCCGGCCGGTCCGCTGGCCCCGGCGCTGAACCGTTATGCGCAGTTGTCCGGCGCGGACATCGTGGTCGACACGCGCAATCTGCAAGGCCTGACGACCCAGGGGCTGCAGGGCAGCCACACCGTTGCCGGCGGCTTCGACATCCTGCTGCGCGGCACCGGCTACAGCGCCAGGCAGACCCCCGCCGGCTACGTCATCGAGCCCGAACCTCGCGCCAGCGCCGTTACGCTGGAAGCCGTGCGCGTGGACGGCGACGCCTGGCGCAACGCTACCACCGAAGAAACGGGCTCCTATGCCGCGCGCGCGGTCACGATCACCAAGGGCGCCCAGACCCTGCGTGAAATACCCCAGTCGGTGTCGGTGATGACCCGGCAGCAAATGGACGACCAGGGCTTGACCACGATCGCCGACGCCATGGGCTATGTAACGGGCCTGACGGCCTCCGACTATGAAGACACCGAGAAATTCAATGCGCGCGGGTTCGGCACCAGCGCGCAATACGACGGTCTGCCTCAGCAGGCAGCCAGCACCAACATGGATCTCGCCATCTACGACCGCATCGAGATCCTGCGAGGCCCCACCGGCCTGCTGACCGGGACGGGCGAACCTGGCGGAGCCATCAACTACGTGCGCAAGCGTCCGCGCGCCGAGAGCCATTTTTCCGCCTCCGTGTCCGGCGGCTCCTGGGACCAGTACCGTCTGGAGGCCGACGGCGGGGGTCCGCTCAATGAATCGGGCACGCTGCGCGGCCGCCTCGTCGGCGCCTACAAGGACGAAAACAAATTCTATGACTGGGGACGTTCGGAACCGCGCACCTTTTACGGTGTGCTGGAATACGACCTCGCGCCGCGCACAACGATCGGCCTGACCGCCACCTATAACGATCGCCGCTTCCGCAACTTCAACGGCCTTCCCCTTTACTCGGATGGCAGCGTGCCGGATCGCGACGCGTATGTCGGCCCGTCGAAAATGTCGGACATGTCGACCTATGACGCCGGGGCCGATCTGACACATCGATGGAGCAATGGCTGGGAATTCAAGGCGGCCTATCTGCATCGCGACACGCGCTATCGCGGCTATTCGGCGTTTACCGGTAGCCGTATCGATATCGACACCGGCCTGGCCTCCGGCATGTCGGTCGGGCGCATCGCGAACGACTTCAAGTGGGATCAAGGCGACGTTCACGTGTCGGGGCCCGTCTCCCTGTTTGGACAGGAGCACACGCTCACGCTGGGCTACAACTACGCGCGCTCTGACGAAACGACCGGAAGCCGATTCAGCTACATCGAGAACGTCGCGCCGCTGACCGATCACGACTTCGATCAGGAATACGCGCTGCCGGTGATCAATCGCAACAACGCCACCACCACGCAATCGGGCATCTACGCCTCGGGACGATTCAAGCTGGCCGACCCGCTGAGCCTGATCCTGGGAGGCCGCTGGACGGATTACCGCCAGAAAAGCCGCCCCGTGTCTCCGCAGACCGGAGACTGGGAATACAGCGCAGCCAATACCAAGGACGAATTCACGCCGTTCGGCGGCATTGTGCTGGACCTGAACCAACAGGTCTCGGTCTACGCCAGCTATACGGACATCTTCGTGCCCCAGAGCGAGCAGGACTACACGGGGCAAACGCTCAAGCCGCGCAAGGGTTGGCAAACCGAAGCCGGCGTCAAAGGCGAGTTCTTCGATGGCCGCTTGAATGCGTCGCTGGCGATGTTCCGGATCCGCGACCAGAACCGCGCCATTACCGACCCGGACCACATCGGCTGCGGTGGCACGCCCACCGGTTCGTGCTCGCGCGCGGCCGGCCTGGTGCAAAGCCAGGGTTGGGAAGCGGAAATCAGCGGCAGCCCCTTGCCGGGCTGGGACATAGCCGCCGGCTATACGTTCACCAACGCGAAATTCCTGCGTGACGCCGACGCCACCAACGTGGGCCAGCGCTTCGCTGCCGACGTCCTGCCCAAGCACCTCTTCAAACTTTGGACGCAATACCGGTTCCAACCCAGCGATTTCAACGGCGCGCTGAACGGCTGGCGCGTCGGCATGGGCTTGCAGGCGCAAAGCGATGTCTACACCTCATCCATGCGCCAGGGCGGCTACGCGGTTGTCTCCGCTCGCCTGGGCTACCAGATCAACAAGCAATGGGACGCCGCGCTTTCGATCAACAACCTTTTCGACCGGGAGTACCTGCGCACGCCGGGCTACGACATTTTCTACAACCTCTATGGCGCGCCACGCAGCGCCATCCTGACGCTGCGCTACACGATGTAG